A single Nitrospirota bacterium DNA region contains:
- a CDS encoding GatB/YqeY domain-containing protein encodes MTLLDRLSGDLNESLKGGNSIKTSVIRLIKSAVKYREIEKKAPLSDDDVIEVIMSGIKQRRDSIEQFSKGGRADLVEKENAEIGILQAYLPQPLTDEELVNEVKAVMTEVGATSAKDMGKVMKALMPRLKGRAEGTKISSIVKELMVETAH; translated from the coding sequence ATGACTTTACTCGACAGACTCTCAGGAGACCTTAATGAATCTTTAAAAGGCGGAAATAGCATTAAGACTTCTGTAATCAGGCTGATAAAGTCTGCTGTGAAATACAGGGAGATTGAAAAGAAGGCCCCGCTGTCAGATGACGATGTAATTGAAGTAATAATGTCAGGGATAAAGCAGCGGAGAGATTCAATAGAACAGTTCAGTAAAGGCGGTAGAGCTGATCTGGTAGAAAAAGAGAACGCAGAGATCGGGATATTACAGGCTTATTTGCCTCAGCCTCTTACTGATGAGGAACTCGTAAACGAAGTTAAGGCAGTAATGACGGAAGTTGGGGCAACATCGGCTAAAGATATGGGAAAGGTAATGAAGGCTTTAATGCCACGTTTGAAAGGAAGGGCTGAGGGTACTAAGATAAGTTCAATTGTTAAAGAACTTATGGTTGAAACGGCACATTAA